Genomic segment of Synechococcus sp. A18-25c:
GGAAGCCAAAGTAGTTAAAGGCAAAGTACTTATGACAACATCATCTGGATCAAGCGCAAGAGAATTGTGATCGGCAAAGTGTAGAGCTTTAATGCGGCCTGAGTCTAATTCTAGACCGGTTATTTTATGTTCAAATAGCACAGAAGAGTTATTTTTTTTATTAATTAAGGACGATATGTTTTCAAATAAATAACCCGTGCCTCTTGAGGAAACCCCGCAAAATTGATCTCCGAAAAATGGCTCGGTTCTATTTACTCTCCTGATTCTTTTAGGTGCCCAATCAGGAAGCAACAATTCAGGAGAAACTCCCCAAACCTTCTCGGGATAAACCTTGAAAAAGTTTTCAGCGATTGTAGGTCCAACTAAACCGGTAACATATTCATAAAATGATTTTGATTTAGAACAGAGTAAATCATCGGGATAATACTGGAGATCAGAGATTAATTCTTCTAATTCGGTTCCAGACCAGTAGGAAGATGAAATCAATTGACTAGTGTTGATAGGATAATCAAATAAGTAATCAGTTTCATTTTTTAATTTATAGTTGGCGGCAAAGTATTGTTTTTCAAAAAGACTGTTTTCCAGAAGTCTTTGCCAATCTTCCCAAATCCACTTCAGTGGCGTGTGTAAAATATGTGGGCCAGTATCAACAATAAAATTATTCCACTCCCAGGAACGCGCCATACCACCTGGAATTGATTGCTTTTCGTATACACTTACTTTTGAACCATGTTGATTAAGGTAATAAGCAAGAGAAAGCCCTGCTGGACCAGCACCAAGTATATGAAATCTCATGACTAATCAACAAGTAAATCCACCATCAACCATTATATCGGCACCATTAAGAGACGTAGGAGAGTCGAACACAATCCATTGCAATGTCTTGAGCGCGTCGTTAACTGGCACTAATTTAGATTGTGGTGATAGTTTGTGATAGGCCGATACAAAGTCGCTATTTTGGTTTGACTGAATCCCACCAAATGAAACACAGTTACATCTTCCAGAAAAGCGGGCTAAGTATCTTGCTGCTTGCTTAACCAACGGTATTTGAGCACTTTTGCCAGCTGAATACGCGACAGGCTTATAAATATCACCAGTTTTAGAGTAAAGCACAGGATTGGGAATAGTATAAGTATATATTGATCCTATCATTATAACATGAGAGGCCTGAAGACCATGCTTATCAAGTAGATGGAGTAGATTATACGACGAACCGCATGTTATATTCAATGACATACAAAACTGATTTGGCAATAGAGAAAAAGGAGATGGAAACTTTTCTACAATTCCCTCGCTAGTGACAGGAAAATCTTTTGCAACAAAATTGATGAATGTGATTTCACCTGCTAAGTCGAGGGGTAAATCATTAATATAGTCTGATAACACAACATCTGCTTCGACTAGCTTCAAATTAGAAGTATTTAATTCAGCCAAGCTATTAAGAGACGATATGTTAATATCTACTGCAATAATTGTAAGGTCCTTATCCAGGCGTGCAAGACAAACTTCTACAAACTTTTTTCCCAAAAATCCTCCGGCGCCAAGAACAACAAGAGTTGATATCATTGGATCCAGCCCTGATCGAAAGAGTATTGTGAATTTAAGCGAGATAACCCTTGATTTCTATAGATTTCAACAAATGAAGGTAGTGGTGCATGGATATCCTTTGCTGTTTCTAATAAAATTTTAAGTACTTCAAGGTCTTCTTGATAATCTAAAGTTATCCGAACATCAGAGTAATTTTCACCACTAGCTGGTGCAAGTAGTAATCTCTTGATTCCAGATAATCGACCATCCCACAAAGGGAAAGTAACATGTTCGCGATCTTTGGGAGAATCAAAAAAATTACTTACCTTGATAAGCGTAGACTTAGAAAACACCTCAATATCACTACCATTACAAAATTTCGAAAGGTTTGCAGGCGTATACGTAGATACATATTCATAGCTGCCTTCAAAATAAGTTTTAACGGCAAGATCGAGTAATTTAGGATCGACTAGAGGACAGTCACTTGTGACGCGCACAATTACACAATCTTCGTATTCATCCAAAGCGCTTAAATGTCGTGATACTAAATCATTAAGAGAACCTCTATGGTATTTGTAACATGATTCCTCGAGATACTTTACAAGAGCATTACTTGACTGGTCTGAGGGCACTATAAATTTAAAATCATCCAACATAGATGACTTTTGCAAGCGTTTATAGATCAAGTCTAATGATGTGAGATTTTTGTATATTGGGATAAGAACTTTTCCAGGCAATCTCGTAGATGTTTTTCTGGCCTGAGAGAGACAAATGACATTCATTATTTAAAGGGATTGAGTACGAGAAAAACCATTCTCTATAGTGCCTATATTTAAAAGCTCTTTATTAAGTAAATGCTTATTGTAAGTCAAATCATAAGAAAATTTATTAATAACAGTGCCAAATACTCTTTCAAATGACTTGGTTTCAAAAGGCGTATGCGCCAAAGATGGATAAACTGTTGTACTAAAAAGATACCCTTCATGAGCCATCCTAGAACAAATCAATGACTTTAACTCCAAAGAAGAAAAACTTTGGTGTGTAAATTGAAAACTAATCATTGTCGTCAAAGAATTGATTTTATATTCAATTTTATTTTTATCTAACACATTTATAATAGAAGAGCGGATGGCGGAGCCATTTTGTTGAATCTTTTTAAACATTTGATTCCAATTTGATAACACCTTGAGTGTTGCACATCCTGCTGCTAGGCCAATTTGTTCTGTCCAGTGTGTGCTGCTTGCAAAACATTCTTCACAGGTTGTGCGATATTTTTGCTGTGCTGCAACAGCCGAGATGGCATAGCCATTGCCTAAAGATTTTCC
This window contains:
- a CDS encoding cytidylyltransferase domain-containing protein, translating into MNVICLSQARKTSTRLPGKVLIPIYKNLTSLDLIYKRLQKSSMLDDFKFIVPSDQSSNALVKYLEESCYKYHRGSLNDLVSRHLSALDEYEDCVIVRVTSDCPLVDPKLLDLAVKTYFEGSYEYVSTYTPANLSKFCNGSDIEVFSKSTLIKVSNFFDSPKDREHVTFPLWDGRLSGIKRLLLAPASGENYSDVRITLDYQEDLEVLKILLETAKDIHAPLPSFVEIYRNQGLSRLNSQYSFDQGWIQ
- a CDS encoding SDR family oxidoreductase encodes the protein MISTLVVLGAGGFLGKKFVEVCLARLDKDLTIIAVDINISSLNSLAELNTSNLKLVEADVVLSDYINDLPLDLAGEITFINFVAKDFPVTSEGIVEKFPSPFSLLPNQFCMSLNITCGSSYNLLHLLDKHGLQASHVIMIGSIYTYTIPNPVLYSKTGDIYKPVAYSAGKSAQIPLVKQAARYLARFSGRCNCVSFGGIQSNQNSDFVSAYHKLSPQSKLVPVNDALKTLQWIVFDSPTSLNGADIMVDGGFTC